A genomic region of Ictidomys tridecemlineatus isolate mIctTri1 chromosome 10, mIctTri1.hap1, whole genome shotgun sequence contains the following coding sequences:
- the LOC144367626 gene encoding olfactory receptor 2AE1-like, translating to MDLMHVCTTIPKMATNYLSGTKSVSFLGCATQHFFYLSLGGAECLLLALMSYDRYVAICQPLHCTVLMSRKVALMMALTSWLGASLNSLIHTVILMLFPFCGTQKIHHFYCEYPAVMKLVCVNVTVYVSTVFISTIVLLLLSIILVSTFYGFILHSVFEMHSSGFKRNIFATCSSHLIVLSLWFGACIFSYVRLRSQHTPLQDKVDSVFYRIITPTLNPLIYTLWNTNVAKALRRVLGIQITQRLYSQLSQTEIRIG from the coding sequence atggacctgatGCACGTCTGCACAACCATCCCCAAGATGGCTACCAACTACCTGTCTGGCACCAAGTCCGTCTCCTTCTTAGGATGTGCCACCCAGCACTTTTTCTACTTGTCTCTGGGTGGTGCTGAGTGTCTTCTGCTAGCTCTCATGTCCTATGACAGGTATGTTGCCATCTGTCAGCCTCTGCATTGCACTGTGCTCATGAGCAGGAAGGTGGCACTGATGATGGCCCTCACCTCATGGTTGGGGGCATCTCTGAACTCCCTAATTCACACAGTCATCTTGATGCTCTTTCCATTCTGTGGGACTCAGAAAATACACCACTTCTACTGTGAGTATCCAGCTGTCATGAAGTTGGTATGTGTTAACGTCACTGTCTATGTGTCCACAGTGTTCATCAGCACCATCGTacttctcctcctctccatcaTCCTGGTTTCTACATTCTATGGCTTCATCCTGCACAGTGTCTTTGAGATGCATTCATCTGGGTTTAAGAGAAATATCTTTGCCACTTGCAGCTCCCATCTCATTGTGTTGTCTCTCTGGTTTGGTGCCTGCATCTTCTCATACGTGAGGCTTAGGTCCCAGCACACTCCACTGCAAGACAAAGTTGATTCTGTGTTCTATAGGATCATTACTCCCACTCTGAATCCTCTGATTTATACTCTCTGGAATACAAATGTAGCTAAGGCTCTGAGGAGAGTGTTAGGGATACAGATCACCCAGCGATTGTACTCGCAGTTGTCCCAAACAGAGATTAGAATAGGATAA